The Pseudomonadota bacterium region GAGCGTGGTGACTTCACCAACGCCTACCTGACGGACCGGGCCTTTGACATCCTGGACGTGTTGGTCGATGTCGCCAAGCAGCTCGACAGTACGCCCGCGCGCGTGGCCCTGAAGTGGGTGCAGAGCCAGCCAGGGGTCACATCGACGATCATCGGCGCCAGGCGACTCGAACAGCTCGATGACAATCTGGCCTGCTTGGATCTCGAGCTGCCCGCACAAGCGCGTGAGGCGCTACAGAGCGCCACCGCGCCGAGCCTGCCATTCCCCTGTGATTTCTTGAACATGATGCCTGGTTTCTTTGGCAATGGCGCCCACATCAACGGTCTGCAGACCGACGTGTTCGGCATCTCGCCCGAGGGGGACGCCGACCGGTATTAGCCCGCATCGGTCACTAACTTCGAGCCCGATCGGTCGAGGTGTCCGTGATAGCGGCCGATCCGCAGTCGAAGCACCGGAGGCATAGTTGGCACTCTGTTGAGGATGCTGAGACGAGGACGCGGCCGTTTGCGCGGGCGGATCGGCCGTTCGGGCCGGAGGCTGGTGACCGATGCGGGCTAGGCGCGCCTAGCTCGCAAGTGGCGCAGGACCGCCCGGGCGGCGTGGTATCCATTCATGCCGTGGACCCCGCCGCCGGGGGGCGTGGAAGCGGAACAAAGGAAGATGCGTGGGTTGGGCGTGGTGTACGGGCGAAGGCGCACCACCGGCCGGGTGAACAGCTGCCTGAGGTCGTTCGCGCCGCCTGTGACCACGCCGCCCACGAGGTTCGGGTTGTGCCGCTCCAAGGCTGCTGGGGCGTGAACCGTTCGCGCTTCGATCGTGTCCCGAAAGCCGGGGGCGTAGCGTTCGATTTGGGTCTCTATCGCGTCGGTCATGTCCACCGAACAGGCGTGAGGCACATGGGCGTACGCATAGCCGGTGTGTTTGCCAGCGGGTGCGCGCGTCGTGTCGAAATGGCTCTGTTGTGCGACCAAGACAAAGGGTCGCTCGGGCACTTGTCCGTACCAGATCTGCCGCTCCGCGCGCGCGATCTCCGCGAGCTGTCCACCGACATGCACGGTCGACGCACGAGCGCACTCCGCGTCCCGCCATGGGATGCGCGCGTTGAGTGCCCAGTCAAGCTTGAAGACGCCCGGACCGTAGCGGTAGCGCAACAAGCGCTTGCGATACCCCGCGGGCAGTTGATCGTGCGCGATCCGCGCCACGTGCTTGGGTGCGAGGTCGAGTACGTACGCCCGCGCGCCTGGCAACTCGCGTAGTTCGCGGACCGGTGTCGAGGTTTGGATACTCCCGCCGGCGGATTGTAGGCAGCGAACCAGCGCCTGGGCGATGCTTTGCGAGCCGCCCTTGGCCACAGGCCAGTCGACCGCGTGGCCCGAGAGCGCAAACACGAGCCCCATGGCCGAGGTGAAAAACTTCTCGAACGGCGCGATCGCATGCGCGGCGCAGCCCGCAAACAAGGCTCGGGCGCGCTCCTCGCGGAAATAGGCACGCGCGAACCAGCTTGCCGGCCACAAGCCATGCAGACCGAACCACAAAAATGGCCGTGGTGCCTTGGGGATGCCGATCGGGCCCAGGGTGTCGGCCATCAGTGCGTGTACCCGGTCGACCAGGGGCGAAAACAGCCGCCGCCAGGCGCGCGCGTCTCGAGACAGGCCGGCCGCGGTATGGTCCAAATCGCGCGCCAGCAACACCGCGGGCTGGTCGGGTAGGGGATGCGCGACCGAGTACTCCGGGTAAAGCCACCTGAGGTCGTGTTTTTCGAGTTCGAGCCGGCGAAACAGGGGTGACAGTGCTGCCATCGGGTGCACGGCGGCACACAGGTCGTGGGCAAAGC contains the following coding sequences:
- a CDS encoding NAD(P)/FAD-dependent oxidoreductase, which gives rise to MAERYDVVVVGSGPNGLAAAVTLAQAGLSVHVIEGAATVGGGMRTAELTLPGFAHDLCAAVHPMAALSPLFRRLELEKHDLRWLYPEYSVAHPLPDQPAVLLARDLDHTAAGLSRDARAWRRLFSPLVDRVHALMADTLGPIGIPKAPRPFLWFGLHGLWPASWFARAYFREERARALFAGCAAHAIAPFEKFFTSAMGLVFALSGHAVDWPVAKGGSQSIAQALVRCLQSAGGSIQTSTPVRELRELPGARAYVLDLAPKHVARIAHDQLPAGYRKRLLRYRYGPGVFKLDWALNARIPWRDAECARASTVHVGGQLAEIARAERQIWYGQVPERPFVLVAQQSHFDTTRAPAGKHTGYAYAHVPHACSVDMTDAIETQIERYAPGFRDTIEARTVHAPAALERHNPNLVGGVVTGGANDLRQLFTRPVVRLRPYTTPNPRIFLCSASTPPGGGVHGMNGYHAARAVLRHLRARRA